The following DNA comes from Blattabacterium cuenoti.
TGATAAGGATGCTATTGCTAAATTTAATTTAGCAATAGCTATATTTTGTTTAAATTTTAGTCCAAAATCTAAAGCTTTTTGCATATAATTTTCTGATTGAAATATGTCTTCTTCAGAATATAAAATTCCATTTAAAAAATAATAATAAGCTATCTGATTTTTAGTAAGTTGTGTTTCAGGATTTCTAATGTATTTTAAATATTTTTTTAGTCCTTTCATATCTTTTTTTCGTATTTTAAAAAAAGCTAACAATAAAAATTCATTTTTAAAAATAAAAAATATAGGAATAAAACTAAATAAAACTAAAAGACATCCACATAAATAATTTTCATGAAAAAAGAAAAAAGTAGATGATAATAAAATTAAAAAAAATAATGTGATTTTATAAGATTTACTCATAATTAATATATTTGTTTATTTTTTATCCAATTCATAAGATCTATATAATTTAATTTATTTAAAGTATGTCCAGATTCATATTCTTTATAATGTAAAGAAAGGATTCTATACTTTTGAAGAAATTTTAACCCTCTTTTTACCATATCTATAGGAATAATTGTATCATATTTTCCATGAGATATAAAAAATTCTAAATCAGAATAAATGTTGGAATTTATTTTTTCTGGTAAAATATTTTTTTCTAAATATCCACTTAGAGCAATTACTTTTTTTATTTTATTGGGTTTTTTTAAAGCAATAGCGTAGCTAAGGATCGCTCCTTGACTAAAACCACATAACCATACTTTATTTTTTTCTAATTTATATTCTTCGATAGCCTCATCTATAAAAAAAGATATTTGTTGAACAACTTTTCTAGCTTGCGAAATATTAATAAATTTTTCTTTATTGGAAAAATCAATATCATACCAAGAATATTTTTCTTTACCCATAGAATAAAATCCTTGAAGGCTAATTATGAAAAAATTTTTTGGTAGATCTTCTTGAAAAGAAAAAAGATCTTTCTCATTACTTCCATATCCATGGATCATTAAAAATAGATCATTTTCATTTCCATCAACAGGTTTTTTAATAATGTGTTTAATAGAAAGTTTATTTGTTAATAACATAAAACATTTTATTTAATTTTTTTTATCATTCCATTTTTTATTTCGAATTTTTCATCTGCTCTATCTGCTAATTGTAGATTATGAGTAACAATTAAAAAAGTTTGTCTAAATTCATTTCTAAGAAATGAAAATAAGTTATGTAATTCTTCTGCATTTTTAGAATCCAGATTTCCAGAAGGTTCATCTGCAAAAATTATTTTAGGATTATTAATTAAAGCTCTTGCTACAGCTACTCTCTGTTTTTGTCCTCCAGATAATTCTTCCGGTTTATAATCTGCATATTTGAAAATATTTAATTCTTTTAATAAAATTTCAGCTTTTTTTTTTATATTATATTTTTTATCATTTTTACTAATAAAAGCAGGTAAACAAATATTTTCTAATATAGTAAATTCAGAAAATAATTGAGGTGTTTGAAAAATAAAACCTATTATTTTATTTCTTATCATTGATAGTTTATCGTCTGATAAATATAATACCTCTTCTTTATTTATTTTCAAAATAGTTTTGACTTTTTCTTTAAAAGTAGGTTTTTCCAACGTTCCTAGTATGTGTAACATAGTACTTTTTCCTGTTCCAGATTCTCCTAAAATACAGACTATATTTCCTTTTTTTACCAATAAATCTACTCCTTTTAGGATTTCGTCTTTTCCAAAAGATTTATAAATATTTTCAGCATGAATCATATCCCCTTAAATTAAAAAAAAATTCTATGTATTATGAAAAAACTAAATAAAAAAAACGTTTAAAAAATAAACGAATTTTAGTTTAAATTTACTGATAAATAAAACTATTTTTTTCAATGAATTTATATGAATACCAAGGGCGAGAAATATTAAGTTCTTTTTCCATTCAAATACCTAGTGGAGGAATAGCTTCTTCTCCAGAAGAAGCTGTACAAGTAGCAAAAATACTTTTTCAAAAAACTAGAAAAAAATCTTTAGTTATTAAAGCTCAAATACATGCTGGTGGTAGAGGAAAATCTGGTGGGATTCAAATAGCAAAAACTATAGATGAAGTTTATGAAAAATCTAAAAAAATTTTAGGAAAATTTCTTATAACTCCGCAAACTTCTAAAAAAGGAAAATTAGTTAGAAAAATATTATTATCTGAAGATATTTATTTTCCTGAATACAAATCTCCTAGAGAATATTATTTATCCATATTATTAAATCGTGATATAGAAAAAAATATAATAATTTATTCTAAAGAAGGAGGAGTTCATATAGAAGATCTTTCAAAAAAAAAACCGCATAAAATATATACGGAAGTAATAGATCCAATATTAGGAATTCAATTATTTCAAACTAGAAAAATTGGTTTTAATTTAGGAATATATGATGAATCCTTAAAAAATTTTAGTAAATTTTTAGTTTCTATTTATAAAGCTTATACAACTTATGATGCTTTATTATTAGAAATAAATCCTTTAATTATAACATTAAAAAAAGAAATTATACCAGTAGATATAAAAATTATATTAGATGATAATGCTTTATTTAGACACCAAAAGTATGCTATTTTAAGTCATCAAGATGATGATATTAATCCTATTGAAAAAGAAGCTATTAAAGAAAAATTGAATTTTCTTAAATTGGAAGGAAATGTAGGATGCATGGTAAATGGAGCTGGATTAGCTATGGCTACTATGGATATGATTCAATCTTGTGGTGGAAAACCATCTAACTTTCTAGATATAGGAGGTTCTGCAGATAAAAAACGTGTAGAAAAAGCTTTTTCTCTTATATTAAAAGATAGATCTGTTCAAACAATATTAATAAATATATTTGGAGGAATAGTACGTTGTGATATGGTAGCAGAAGGAATAATTAATTCCTACTATAATAAAAACGATAGAGATATTAATAAACTACCGGTAGTCGTTCGTTTGCAAGGAACAAACAAAGAAAAAGCAAAAAAAATGCTTGAAAATAGTGCATTACCTATTTATTCTACTGATACCTTGAAAGAAGCAGCTGATAAGATTAAAGAAATTTTGCAG
Coding sequences within:
- a CDS encoding alpha/beta hydrolase; its protein translation is MLLTNKLSIKHIIKKPVDGNENDLFLMIHGYGSNEKDLFSFQEDLPKNFFIISLQGFYSMGKEKYSWYDIDFSNKEKFINISQARKVVQQISFFIDEAIEEYKLEKNKVWLCGFSQGAILSYAIALKKPNKIKKVIALSGYLEKNILPEKINSNIYSDLEFFISHGKYDTIIPIDMVKRGLKFLQKYRILSLHYKEYESGHTLNKLNYIDLMNWIKNKQIY
- a CDS encoding ABC transporter ATP-binding protein; the encoded protein is MIHAENIYKSFGKDEILKGVDLLVKKGNIVCILGESGTGKSTMLHILGTLEKPTFKEKVKTILKINKEEVLYLSDDKLSMIRNKIIGFIFQTPQLFSEFTILENICLPAFISKNDKKYNIKKKAEILLKELNIFKYADYKPEELSGGQKQRVAVARALINNPKIIFADEPSGNLDSKNAEELHNLFSFLRNEFRQTFLIVTHNLQLADRADEKFEIKNGMIKKIK
- the sucC gene encoding ADP-forming succinate--CoA ligase subunit beta, which encodes MNLYEYQGREILSSFSIQIPSGGIASSPEEAVQVAKILFQKTRKKSLVIKAQIHAGGRGKSGGIQIAKTIDEVYEKSKKILGKFLITPQTSKKGKLVRKILLSEDIYFPEYKSPREYYLSILLNRDIEKNIIIYSKEGGVHIEDLSKKKPHKIYTEVIDPILGIQLFQTRKIGFNLGIYDESLKNFSKFLVSIYKAYTTYDALLLEINPLIITLKKEIIPVDIKIILDDNALFRHQKYAILSHQDDDINPIEKEAIKEKLNFLKLEGNVGCMVNGAGLAMATMDMIQSCGGKPSNFLDIGGSADKKRVEKAFSLILKDRSVQTILINIFGGIVRCDMVAEGIINSYYNKNDRDINKLPVVVRLQGTNKEKAKKMLENSALPIYSTDTLKEAADKIKEILQII